In the Pseudochaenichthys georgianus chromosome 1, fPseGeo1.2, whole genome shotgun sequence genome, one interval contains:
- the sec23b gene encoding protein transport protein Sec23B isoform X2, whose amino-acid sequence MSLSLLPPNALVGLITFGRMVQVHELSCEGIAKSYVFRGTKDLTSKQIQEMLGLKPAATGPQGRPQAAQDAEATCKFLQPVHRVDMNLTDLLGELQRDPWPVPQGKRPLRSTGVALSVAVGLLEGTYPNTGARVMLFIGGPPTQGPGMVVGDELKLPIRSWHDIQKDNARHLKKATKYYEAMANRTAVNGHCIDIYACALDQSGLLEMKCLSNLTGGHIVMGDSFNTSLFKQTFQRVFSKDYNGDFRMAFGGVLEVKTSREVKVCGTIGPCVSLNAKGPSVSENEMGTGGTSQWKICGLNPSTTLAMFFEVVNQHNAPVPQGGRGVIQFVTQYQHSSTQRRIRVSTVARNWADAQTQIQHIESSFDQEAAAVIMARLGVFRAESEEGPDVLRWLDRQLIRLCQKFGQFNKDDPTSFKLSESLSLYPQFMFHLRRSPFLQVFNNSPDESSYYRHHFVRQDLTQSLIMVQPILYSYSFHGPPEPVLLDSSSILQDRILLMDTFFQLVIYHGETIAQWRKAGYQELAEYENFKQLLLAPLDDAQEIMQTRFPMPRYVDTEHGGSQARFLLSKVNPSQTHNNLYAWGQETGAPILTDDVSLQVFMDHLKKLAVSSSA is encoded by the exons ATGTCCCTGAGCCTGCTGCCCCCCAACGCCCTGGTGGGCCTCATCACATTCGGACGCATGGTTCAGGTCCACGAGCTCAGCTGCGAGGGGATCGCCAAGAGCTACGTGTTCAGGGGCACCAAGGACCTCACCTCCAAACAGATCCAG GAGATGCTTGGTCTAAAGCCCGCCGCAACAGGACCACAAGGGCGCCCACAGGCCGCTCAGGATGCTGAAGCCACTTGCAA GTTCCTTCAGCCCGTGCACAGAGTCGACATGAACCTGACTGACTTGCTCGGTGAGCTTCAGAGAGACCCCTGGCCCGTCCCTCAGGGCAAACGGCCTCTCCGCTCCACTGGGGTCGCACTGTCGGTCGCTGTGGGCCTGTTGGAg GGTACGTACCCCAACACCGGGGCTCGCGTGATGCTGTTCATCGGAGGGCCCCCCACCCAGGGCCCCGGCATGGTGGTGGGAGACGAGCTGAAACTCCCCATCCGCTCCTGGCACGACATCCAGAAAGACAACGCTCGCCATTTGAAGAAGGCAACCAAG TACTATGAAGCCATGGCCAACCGCACAGCAGTCAACGGCCACTGCATCGATATCTACGCCTGCGCCCTGGACCAGTCGGGGCTGCTGGAGATGAAGTGCTTATCTAACCTCACCGG GGGGCACATTGTGATGGGCGACTCGTTCAACACCTCACTGTTCAAGCAGACCTTCCAGAGGGTCTTCAGCAAAGACTACAACGGAGACTTCCGCATGGCCTTCGGAGGCGTCTTGGAGGTCAAG ACGTCAAGGGAAGTGAAGGTTTGCGGCACCATCGGACCGTGTGTTTCACTCAACGCCAAGGGTCCCAGCGTCTCAGAGAAT GAGATGGGTACCGGGGGCACGAGCCAGTGGAAAATATGCGGACTCAACCCCTCCACCACTCTGGCCATGTTCTTTGAAGTGGTGAATCAG CACAATGCCCCCGTTCCCCAGGGGGGCCGAGGGGTGATCCAGTTTGTGACCCAGTACCAGCACTCCAGCACACAGAGGAGGATACGGGTCTCCACCGTCGCCAGGAA CTGGGCTGACGCGCAGACTCAAATCCAGCACATCGAGTCGTCATTCGACCAGGAGGCGGCCGCGGTGATCATGGCCCGCCTGGGCGTGTTCCGGGCCGAGTCGGAGGAGGGGCCTGACGTGCTGCGCTGGCTCGACCGGCAGCTCATCCGCCTG tgTCAGAAGTtcggacagttcaacaaagatgaTCCGACCTCATTCAAACTGTCAGAGTCTCTGTCCCTCTACCCACAG TTCATGTTCCACCTGCGGCGGTCGCCCTTCCTGCAGGTGTTCAACAACAGCCCAGATGAGTCCTCCTACTACAGACACCACTTTGTCAGGCAGGACCTGACCCAGTCCCTGATCATGGTGCAGCCCATCCTCTACTCATACTCCTTCCACGGACCACCAGAG CCCGTCCTCCTGGACAGCAGCAGCATCCTGCAAGACCGGATCCTGCTCATGGACACTTTCTTCCAGCTGGTTATCTACCATGGAGAG ACCATAGCCCAGTGGAGGAAGGCAGGCTACCAGGAGTTGGCGGAGTACGAGAACTTCAAGCAGCTGCTGCTGGCCCCCCTGGACGACGCCCAGGAGATCATGCAGACGCGCTTCCCCATGCCGCGCTACGTCGACACGGAGCACGGCGGCTCGCAGGCCCGCTTCCTGCTCTCCAAGGTCAACCCGTCGCAGACCCACAACAACCTCTACGCCTGGGGACAG GAGACAGGAGCCCCGATCCTCACCGATGACGTCAGTTTGCAGGTCTTCATGGACCACTTGAAAAAACTGGCAGTTTCCAGCTCAGCATAG
- the sec23b gene encoding protein transport protein Sec23B isoform X1 — translation MATYQEFIQQNEDRDGVRFSWNLWPSSRLEATRLVVPVSCLFTPLKERPDLPPVQYEPVLCSRANCKAVLNPLCQVDFRAKIWACNFCFQRNPFPPSYAGISDVNQPAELMPQFSTIEYIVQRGPTAPLIFLYVVDTCLEEEDLQALKESLQMSLSLLPPNALVGLITFGRMVQVHELSCEGIAKSYVFRGTKDLTSKQIQEMLGLKPAATGPQGRPQAAQDAEATCKFLQPVHRVDMNLTDLLGELQRDPWPVPQGKRPLRSTGVALSVAVGLLEGTYPNTGARVMLFIGGPPTQGPGMVVGDELKLPIRSWHDIQKDNARHLKKATKYYEAMANRTAVNGHCIDIYACALDQSGLLEMKCLSNLTGGHIVMGDSFNTSLFKQTFQRVFSKDYNGDFRMAFGGVLEVKTSREVKVCGTIGPCVSLNAKGPSVSENEMGTGGTSQWKICGLNPSTTLAMFFEVVNQHNAPVPQGGRGVIQFVTQYQHSSTQRRIRVSTVARNWADAQTQIQHIESSFDQEAAAVIMARLGVFRAESEEGPDVLRWLDRQLIRLCQKFGQFNKDDPTSFKLSESLSLYPQFMFHLRRSPFLQVFNNSPDESSYYRHHFVRQDLTQSLIMVQPILYSYSFHGPPEPVLLDSSSILQDRILLMDTFFQLVIYHGETIAQWRKAGYQELAEYENFKQLLLAPLDDAQEIMQTRFPMPRYVDTEHGGSQARFLLSKVNPSQTHNNLYAWGQETGAPILTDDVSLQVFMDHLKKLAVSSSA, via the exons ATGGCGACCTACCAGGAGTTCATCCAACAGAACGAGGACAGGGATGGGGTGAGATTCAGCTGGAACCTGTGGCCCTCCAGCCGCCTGGAGGCCACCAGGCTCGTGGTGCCCGTCTCCTGCCTCTTCACACCGCTAAAGGAGAGGCCCGATTTACCGCCGGTCCAGTACGAGCCGGTACTGTGCAGCCGGGCCAACTGCAAGGCTGTGCTCAACCCCCTATG CCAAGTTGACTTCAGAGCCAAAATATGGGCGTGCAACTTCTGCTTTCAAAGGAACCCA TTTCCTCCCTCTTATGCAGGAATATCAGACGTGAACCAGCCGGCTGAACTCATGCCACAGTTCTCTACCATCGAGTACATAGTGCAG CGCGGACCCACGGCCCCTCTGATCTTCCTGTACGTGGTGGACACGTGTTTGGAGGAAGAGGACCTCCAGGCCCTTAAGGAGTCCCTGCAGATGTCCCTGAGCCTGCTGCCCCCCAACGCCCTGGTGGGCCTCATCACATTCGGACGCATGGTTCAGGTCCACGAGCTCAGCTGCGAGGGGATCGCCAAGAGCTACGTGTTCAGGGGCACCAAGGACCTCACCTCCAAACAGATCCAG GAGATGCTTGGTCTAAAGCCCGCCGCAACAGGACCACAAGGGCGCCCACAGGCCGCTCAGGATGCTGAAGCCACTTGCAA GTTCCTTCAGCCCGTGCACAGAGTCGACATGAACCTGACTGACTTGCTCGGTGAGCTTCAGAGAGACCCCTGGCCCGTCCCTCAGGGCAAACGGCCTCTCCGCTCCACTGGGGTCGCACTGTCGGTCGCTGTGGGCCTGTTGGAg GGTACGTACCCCAACACCGGGGCTCGCGTGATGCTGTTCATCGGAGGGCCCCCCACCCAGGGCCCCGGCATGGTGGTGGGAGACGAGCTGAAACTCCCCATCCGCTCCTGGCACGACATCCAGAAAGACAACGCTCGCCATTTGAAGAAGGCAACCAAG TACTATGAAGCCATGGCCAACCGCACAGCAGTCAACGGCCACTGCATCGATATCTACGCCTGCGCCCTGGACCAGTCGGGGCTGCTGGAGATGAAGTGCTTATCTAACCTCACCGG GGGGCACATTGTGATGGGCGACTCGTTCAACACCTCACTGTTCAAGCAGACCTTCCAGAGGGTCTTCAGCAAAGACTACAACGGAGACTTCCGCATGGCCTTCGGAGGCGTCTTGGAGGTCAAG ACGTCAAGGGAAGTGAAGGTTTGCGGCACCATCGGACCGTGTGTTTCACTCAACGCCAAGGGTCCCAGCGTCTCAGAGAAT GAGATGGGTACCGGGGGCACGAGCCAGTGGAAAATATGCGGACTCAACCCCTCCACCACTCTGGCCATGTTCTTTGAAGTGGTGAATCAG CACAATGCCCCCGTTCCCCAGGGGGGCCGAGGGGTGATCCAGTTTGTGACCCAGTACCAGCACTCCAGCACACAGAGGAGGATACGGGTCTCCACCGTCGCCAGGAA CTGGGCTGACGCGCAGACTCAAATCCAGCACATCGAGTCGTCATTCGACCAGGAGGCGGCCGCGGTGATCATGGCCCGCCTGGGCGTGTTCCGGGCCGAGTCGGAGGAGGGGCCTGACGTGCTGCGCTGGCTCGACCGGCAGCTCATCCGCCTG tgTCAGAAGTtcggacagttcaacaaagatgaTCCGACCTCATTCAAACTGTCAGAGTCTCTGTCCCTCTACCCACAG TTCATGTTCCACCTGCGGCGGTCGCCCTTCCTGCAGGTGTTCAACAACAGCCCAGATGAGTCCTCCTACTACAGACACCACTTTGTCAGGCAGGACCTGACCCAGTCCCTGATCATGGTGCAGCCCATCCTCTACTCATACTCCTTCCACGGACCACCAGAG CCCGTCCTCCTGGACAGCAGCAGCATCCTGCAAGACCGGATCCTGCTCATGGACACTTTCTTCCAGCTGGTTATCTACCATGGAGAG ACCATAGCCCAGTGGAGGAAGGCAGGCTACCAGGAGTTGGCGGAGTACGAGAACTTCAAGCAGCTGCTGCTGGCCCCCCTGGACGACGCCCAGGAGATCATGCAGACGCGCTTCCCCATGCCGCGCTACGTCGACACGGAGCACGGCGGCTCGCAGGCCCGCTTCCTGCTCTCCAAGGTCAACCCGTCGCAGACCCACAACAACCTCTACGCCTGGGGACAG GAGACAGGAGCCCCGATCCTCACCGATGACGTCAGTTTGCAGGTCTTCATGGACCACTTGAAAAAACTGGCAGTTTCCAGCTCAGCATAG
- the ccdc85al gene encoding coiled-coil domain containing 85A, like codes for MEKATPPPQPQPQLQLSIAKTESPAEDVSGLTDEELLKWGKEDLVRRLRRSEADKMSVILDHGNLIREVNRSLQLHLNEIRGLKDINQKLQEDNRELRDLCCFLDDDRQKGKRVSREWQRLGRYSASIMRKEVSLYLQKLKELELRQEEVIRENLELKELCLLLDEEKGVVGGGSGGGGGGSIGGGSVGMGGCRNSIDSQSSLLLVPGQGLLMRDVGDGSSTSSAGSADSSDHLHHKQPHLVPGVGGVGSSGEKGSPELVHKPRCSSISGIGGGGDRDVSSPEHPAGRHRSTSLEYPYTLPQLRRPRCGSISVPDHSRVMQGLSPEKYGRNVGRRSPEQHPKHHTSDLLLGQRQHFLGQGGSGELYQRHHRSSISSLGCGSPEPRQAHLGAPEHHEKGCVVQGGSPETHRHQYSLSPDHVKFGSPVRDGQRRPAGDELSPNHRGIYNGMNALISAGCCTNNCRNVKLWDSFDASS; via the exons ATGGAGAAAGCAACTCCGCCGCCCCAGCCCCAGCCCCAGCTCCAGCTGTCGATAGCGAAGACGGAAAGTCCGGCGGAGGACGTCTCCGGCCTGACCGACGAGGAGCTGCTCAAGTGGGGCAAGGAGGATCTGGTGCGGCGGCTGAGGCGGTCCGAGGCCGACAAGATGAGCGTGATTCTGGACCACGGGAATCTCATCCGAGAGGTCAATCGCAGCCTCCAGCTGCACTTGAACGAGATCAGGGGGCTGAAG GATATTAACCAGAAGCTGCAGGAGGACAACCGCGAGCTGCGGGACTTGTGCTGCTTCCTGGATGATGACCGCCAGAAAGGCAAGCGTGTATCCAGGGAGTGGCAGCGCTTAGGACGCTACAGTGCCAGCATCATGCGCAAAGAGGTGTCCCTCTACCTCCAGAAACTCAAGGAGCTGGAGCTTCGGCAGGAGGAGGTCATCCGGGAGAATTTGGAGCTGAAGGAGCTCTGCCTGCTGCTTGACGAGGAGAAGGGGGTGGTAGGTGGAGGAAGTGGCGGTGGCGGAGGAGGAAGCATAGGGGGAGGGAGTGTAGGGATGGGAGGGTGCCGCAATTCCATCGACAGCCAGAGTAGTCTGCTGCTGGTGCCCGGGCAGGGGCTCCTGATGAGAGACGTAGGGGACGGGAGCAGCACCTCCAGCGCAGGAAGTGCTGACAGCTCGGATCACCTTCACCACAAGCAGCCTCACCTGGTTCCAGGGGTGGGTGGGGTTGGGAGCAGTGGAGAGAAAGGGAGCCCGGAGCTGGTGCACAAACCCAGGTGTAGCAGCATCAGTGGAATAGGAGGCGGGGGAGACAGAGATGTGTCCAGCCCTGAGCACCCTGCAGGACGCCACAGGAGTACCAGCCTGGAGTACCCGTACACGCTGCCCCAGCTCCGTCGCCCCCGCTGCGGCTCCATATCCGTGCCTGACCACAGTCGAGTCATGCAGGGTCTCAGCCCGGAAAAATACGGGCGGAACGTGGGCCGACGCAGTCCGGAGCAGCACCCCAAGCACCACACCTCTGACCTGCTCCTGGGCCAGAGGCAGCACTTCCTGGGTCAGGGGGGCAGCGGGGAGCTCTATCAGAGGCACCACAGGAGCAGCATCAGCAGTTTGGGCTGCGGGAGCCCCGAGCCCAGGCAGGCACATTTAGGGGCCCCAGAGCACCACGAAAAGGGATGCGTGGTCCAGGGGGGCAGCCCTGAAACTCATAGGCACCAGTACAGTCTGAGCCCCGACCATGTGAAGTTTGGCAGCCCGGTGAGAGACGGGCAGAGGAGGCCGGCTGGAGACGAGCTGTCGCCAAACCATCGGGGCATCTACAATGGCATGAATG